In Salvelinus alpinus chromosome 22, SLU_Salpinus.1, whole genome shotgun sequence, one genomic interval encodes:
- the LOC139548980 gene encoding cdc42 effector protein 2-like: MPAKTPMYLKTTTPKRGKKLKPRDVLSSDMISPPLGDMRHSAHVGPEGEGDMFGDVGFLQGKMDMLPALNGLPRSHSMERQLEEAYPMNDKGSNHSCNNHRNPYHHSTSMLKSTISMPVFIAHEQAPPKPPRLHLEDSTPPSQQQQYQPQPNNHNQNQQKHYSISVCDQGVGCYMDPCHELSYSASFRHLVPSSGSFSEVSSEDSMSESCGPLDPRRGLSLDSDAGLSNEDLGSERSESPTVCPRFSPGVSRSESLMGLDLDLGPSILEDVLRIMDRYKSIDDRCEL; the protein is encoded by the coding sequence ATGCCAGCCAAGACGCCCATGTACTTAAAGACTACCACACCCAAGCGGGGGAAGAAGCTCAAGCCACGAGACGTCTTGTCCAGTGACATGATTAGCCCCCCGCTAGGGGACATGCGCCACAGTGCCCATGTCGGGCCGGAGGGGGAGGGCGACATGTTCGGAGACGTGGGCTTTTTGCAGGGCAAGATGGACATGTTGCCCGCCCTGAATGGCTTACCACGCTCCCACAGTATGGAGAGGCAGCTGGAAGAGGCCTACCCCATGAACGACAAAGGATCCAACCACTCTTGTAACAACCACCGCAACCCCTACCACCACTCCACCAGCATGCTGAAGAGCACCATCTCCATGCCTGTGTTCATCGCCCATGAGCAGGCCCCGCCCAAGCCGCCTCGGCTTCACCTGGAGGACTCGACCCCCCCGTCCCAGCAGCAACAGTACCAACCTCAGCCAAACAACCATAACCAAAACCAGCAGAAGCATTACTCTATTTCTGTGTGTGACCAGGGTGTCGGCTGCTACATGGACCCCTGCCACGAACTTAGCTACTCTGCCTCCTTCAGGCACCTGGTGCCCTCCTCCGGCTCCTTCTCAGAGGTTTCCTCAGAGGACTCCATGTCAGAGAGCTGTGGCCCCCTGGACCCTCGGAGGGGGCTGAGCCTGGATTCAGATGCTGGCCTGAGCAATGAGGACCTGGGGAGCGAGCGGAGTGAGTCACCCACCGTGTGCCCTAGGTTCTCTCCCGGCGTCTCCCGCTCAGAGTCCCTGATGGGCTTGGATCTCGACCTGGGGCCGTCCATCCTGGAGGACGTGCTGAGGATCATGGACCGCTACAAGAGTATTGATGACCGCTGTGAGTTGTGA